The Lagenorhynchus albirostris chromosome 6, mLagAlb1.1, whole genome shotgun sequence genome includes a window with the following:
- the PTPN18 gene encoding tyrosine-protein phosphatase non-receptor type 18 isoform X2 translates to MSCSLDAARSFLEQLEARGVREGAVLAYEFSKKCERYWAQEQEPLQIGLFCITLTRETWLNADITLRTLQVTFQKESRSVYQLQYMSWPDRGVPSNPDHVLAMVEEARRLQGSGPSPLCVHCSAGCGRTGVLCTLDYVRQLLLTQMIPPNFSLFSVVLEIRRQRPAAIQTEEQYRFLYHTVAQMFLSALQNASPHYQNLKENCAPLYDDAFSLRTSHTLPATARPSSGVLRSISVPGPPGLAMADTYAVVQKRAAPAGTGTGAGARARGAEETPLYSQVTPRARRPQAHAEDGRGPLPGRVPVDQSPAGPGAYEDVVDGAQTGGLGFNLRIGRPKGPRDPPAEWTRV, encoded by the exons AAAAAGTGTGAGCGTTATTGGGCCCAAGAACAGGAGCCACTGCAGATTGGGCTTTTCTGCATCACTCTG ACAAGGGAGACATGGCTGAATGCAGACATCACGCTCAGGACTCTTCAGGTCACCTTCCAGAAG GAATCCCGCTCTGTGTACCAGCTGCAGTATATGTCCTGGCCAGACAGAGGGGTCCCTAGCAATCCCGACCACGTGCTCGCCATGGTGGAGGAAGCCCGGCGCCTCCAGGGATCTGGCCCCAGCCCCCTCTGTGTCCACTGCAG CGCGGGCTGTGGGCGAACAGGTGTCCTGTGCACCCTGGATTATGTGAGACAGCTGCTTCTGACCCAG ATGATCCCACCTAACTTCAGCCTCTTCAGTGTGGTCCTCGAGATTCGGAGGCAGCGGCCTGCAGCCATACAGACAGAG gAGCAGTACAGGTTCCTGTACCACACAGTGGCTCAGATGTTCCTCTCAGCGCTCCAAAATGCCAGCCCTCACTACCAGAACCTCAAGGAG AATTGTGCCCCACTCTACGATGATGCCTTCTCCCTCCGGACTTCCCACACCCTTCCTGCCACAGCCCGCCCATCCAGCGGGGTCCTCAG GAGCATCTCGGTACCCGGGCCCCCGGGCCTCGCCATGGCCGACACGTACGCTGTGGTGCAGAAGCGCGCGGCCCCCGCGGGCACCGGGACAGGGGCGGGCGCGCGGGCGCGCGGCGCGGAGGAGACGCCCCTCTACAGCCAGGTGACGCCGCGCGCCCGGCGGCCCCAGGCGCACGCGGAGGACGGGCGCGGGCCGCTGCCCGGCCGCG TTCCTGTTGACCAAAGCCCAGCAGGGCCTGGCGCCTACGAGGACGTGGTAGATGGAGCTCAGACTGGTGGGCTAG GCTTCAACCTGCGCATTGGAAGGCCTAAAGGACCCCGGGACCCGCCTGCCGAGTGGACCCGCGTGTGA